The following proteins come from a genomic window of Pseudomonas putida:
- a CDS encoding EAL domain-containing protein yields the protein MSLFKQLLLAICLFLVVAFSGSFMVSLESSRSQYVNQLRSHAQDAATALALSLTPNIDDPAMVELMVSSIFDSGYYASIKVVDLASNAVLVERHAEPDPGGVPLWFVHLIGLEAAGGDAIVSRGWQQAARVEVISHPMFAIAKLWQSALGSLGWLLLCGAASAVLGALLLRRQLKPLDYMVEQSHAIARREFLSLPELPRTPELRRVVQAMNQMVEKLKALFTEQAERSERLRAESYQDSLTGLSNRRYFEMQLNTRVSNLEDARAGYLLLLRVQGLAGLNARLGGQRTDQLLQAVGEQLRRTCASYPETKDLISRSRGGEFAVLAPGMVHEEAVQLAQALEATLQSLHETGASDIDPVACIGLAPFSPGDSPQALLKLADEALARAENQPTPGWVCLEQGVAAVAADSQHAWHKRLDQAFINGHFELFFQPVMDCASSQQILHHKVISRLQDGQGEALPAGRFLPWLERFGWMPRLDVLVLEKVLAHLRGHDQVVALNLSAATLADPKALQRVFELLGQNAALGPRLVFEIGEEQLPEQAALEQLTRRLHGLGFGLALQRFGGRFSMIGNLAHLGLAYLKIDGSYIRNIDHEQHKRLFIEAIQRAAHSIDLPLIAERVETEGERLVLQEMGVGGIQGQLVGEPAPWR from the coding sequence ATGTCACTGTTCAAACAATTGCTGTTGGCCATTTGCCTGTTCCTGGTAGTCGCCTTCAGTGGCAGTTTCATGGTCAGCCTGGAAAGCTCGCGCAGCCAGTACGTCAACCAGTTGCGCTCGCACGCTCAGGATGCGGCCACTGCGCTGGCGCTTTCGCTGACGCCGAATATCGACGACCCAGCGATGGTCGAGTTGATGGTCAGCTCGATCTTCGACAGTGGTTACTATGCAAGCATCAAGGTTGTCGACCTGGCCTCCAATGCCGTGCTGGTGGAGCGTCACGCCGAGCCAGACCCTGGCGGTGTCCCGCTTTGGTTCGTGCACCTGATCGGCCTAGAGGCCGCCGGCGGCGATGCAATCGTCAGCCGTGGCTGGCAACAGGCCGCGCGCGTTGAAGTGATCAGCCACCCGATGTTCGCCATTGCCAAGCTTTGGCAAAGTGCCTTGGGCAGCCTCGGTTGGTTGCTGTTGTGCGGTGCGGCCAGTGCCGTGCTCGGTGCCTTGTTATTGCGCCGTCAGTTGAAGCCACTGGACTACATGGTCGAGCAATCCCACGCCATTGCCCGCCGCGAATTCCTCAGCCTCCCAGAGTTGCCACGCACGCCGGAGCTACGCCGCGTGGTGCAAGCGATGAACCAGATGGTCGAGAAGCTCAAAGCCCTGTTCACCGAGCAGGCCGAGCGCAGTGAACGGCTGCGGGCGGAGTCCTATCAGGACAGCCTGACCGGGTTGTCGAACCGCCGCTATTTCGAAATGCAGCTGAACACTCGGGTAAGCAACCTGGAAGACGCGCGCGCCGGCTACCTGCTTTTGTTGCGGGTTCAGGGCCTGGCCGGCCTTAACGCCCGCCTTGGCGGCCAGCGTACTGACCAGTTGTTGCAAGCGGTAGGTGAACAGCTGCGCCGTACATGTGCCAGCTACCCAGAAACCAAAGACCTCATTTCCCGCAGCCGCGGCGGCGAGTTTGCAGTGCTGGCACCGGGCATGGTGCATGAGGAGGCAGTACAGCTTGCCCAGGCTCTGGAGGCAACGTTGCAGAGCCTGCACGAAACAGGTGCCAGTGATATCGACCCGGTGGCATGTATAGGCCTGGCGCCATTCAGCCCTGGTGATTCACCGCAGGCGTTGCTGAAGCTCGCCGACGAGGCTCTGGCCCGCGCTGAGAACCAGCCAACGCCAGGTTGGGTATGCCTTGAGCAAGGTGTTGCCGCGGTTGCTGCGGACAGCCAGCATGCCTGGCACAAGCGGCTCGATCAGGCGTTTATCAATGGGCATTTCGAACTTTTCTTCCAGCCCGTGATGGATTGCGCTTCCTCGCAACAGATACTGCATCACAAAGTCATTTCGCGTTTGCAGGATGGCCAGGGTGAAGCCTTGCCGGCGGGCCGCTTCCTGCCTTGGCTGGAGCGCTTCGGCTGGATGCCGCGGCTGGATGTGCTGGTGCTGGAGAAAGTGTTGGCGCACCTGCGAGGGCATGATCAGGTGGTGGCGTTGAACCTGTCCGCCGCCACCCTGGCCGACCCCAAGGCTCTTCAGCGCGTTTTCGAGCTGCTGGGCCAGAACGCGGCGCTTGGCCCGCGGCTGGTATTTGAAATTGGCGAGGAGCAGTTGCCTGAGCAGGCAGCATTGGAGCAACTCACCCGGCGCCTGCATGGGCTTGGCTTCGGCCTGGCGTTGCAACGCTTTGGCGGGCGCTTCAGCATGATAGGTAATCTGGCGCACCTAGGCTTGGCGTACCTGAAGATTGACGGCAGTTACATCCGCAACATCGATCATGAGCAGCACAAGCGGCTGTTCATCGAAGCGATACAGCGAGCGGCGCACAGCATCGACCTTCCGCTGATTGCCGAGCGAGTCGAGACGGAAGGGGAACGGTTGGTGTTGCAGGAGATGGGAGTGGGCGGGATTCAGGGGCAACTGGTGGGTGAGCCTGCGCCCTGGCGCTGA